CCGAGCTGCTCATCATCGCGGGCGCCGGGACGGGGCTCTACGTCGTGTGGACGGCCTGGTGGACGGACGTCGTCGCGGTCCAGGGCCAGACGAAGCTCATCGACGGGCTCGGTCAGACCGACCCGACGACCGGCACGGGGACCGAGCACCGCGGACCGGCTCCGGTCCTCTCCGAGCCGAAGGACGTCGAGGACGTGTTCGGCACGATGCAGATCCCCCGGTTCGGCGCCGACTACGACCGTCCGATCGGCGAGGGCACCGACCGTGAGAAGGTGCTCAACACCATCGGGCTCGGGCACTACCAGGACACCGCGATGCCGGGCGCCGAGGGCAACTTCGCCGTCGCCGGGCACCGCGTGACGTACGGCAAGCCGCTCAACCAGATCGCCGAGCTCAAGGACGGCGACGCGGTGGTCGTCCGGGTGACGGACAAGGCGACGAAGTTCGACGTCTGGTACGTCTACAAGGTCACCGACTCCCAGATCGTCACGCCGGACAAGGTCGAGACGATCGCGCCCGTCCCGAACAAGCCCGGCGTCGAGCCGACGGCGGACGACCGTTGGCTGACCCTCACCGCCTGCCACCCGATGTGGTCCGCGGCGGAGCGCTACATCGTGCACGCCAAGCTCGACTACTGGATGCCCGTGTCCGAAGGCACCCCGAAGGAGCTCGCCAAGTGATCTTCCCGCTCGTCTGGCGGCTCCTGCCCGGACCGACCGCACTCAAGGTGATCGAGCTGGTCGTGCTGCTCGCAGCGATCGTGTACGTGCTGTTCACGTGGGTCTTCCCGTGGGTCGCGGCGGACATCCTGCCGCCGCCCGACGGCACGATCGACTCGACCCCGTCGCCGTAGCGGTCACCGCCGCTGTCA
This is a stretch of genomic DNA from Curtobacterium sp. 458. It encodes these proteins:
- a CDS encoding class E sortase, encoding MTAHDTLPSRSGDDTGGDDRQAPRRRAPRRRQSVGGAIVSLIAELLIIAGAGTGLYVVWTAWWTDVVAVQGQTKLIDGLGQTDPTTGTGTEHRGPAPVLSEPKDVEDVFGTMQIPRFGADYDRPIGEGTDREKVLNTIGLGHYQDTAMPGAEGNFAVAGHRVTYGKPLNQIAELKDGDAVVVRVTDKATKFDVWYVYKVTDSQIVTPDKVETIAPVPNKPGVEPTADDRWLTLTACHPMWSAAERYIVHAKLDYWMPVSEGTPKELAK